The following coding sequences lie in one Desmodus rotundus isolate HL8 chromosome 1, HLdesRot8A.1, whole genome shotgun sequence genomic window:
- the DNAJC25 gene encoding dnaJ homolog subfamily C member 25, whose amino-acid sequence MAVRLVPCGKAGSADPLRVVLLPRLLLVLLLARPAWALVEGLYCGARDCYEVLGVSRTAGKAEIARAYRQLARRYHPDRYRPDPSEEGAGQTPQSAEEAFLLVATAYETLKDEETRRDYDYMLDHPEEYYRHYYHYYSRRLAPKVDVRVVILVSVCAVSVFQFFSWWNSYDKAISYLATVPKYRIQATEIAKQQGLLRKAKEKGRNKKSKEEIRDEEENIIKNIIKSKIDIKGGYQKPQIRDLLLFQILLAPFHLCAYIVWYCRWIYNFNIKGKEYGEEERLYLIRKSMKMSKSQFDSLEDHQKEAFLKRELWIKENYEAYKQEQEEELKKKLANDPRWKRYRRWMKNEGPGRLTFVDD is encoded by the exons ATGGCAGTGCGGCTGGTTCCGTGCGGGAAAGCCGGGAGTGCGGACCCGCTCCGGGTGGTGCTGCTGCCgcggctgctgctggtgctgctgctggcgcGGCCGGCGTGGGCCCTGGTGGAGGGGCTCTACTGCGGCGCGCGGGACTGCTACGAGGTGCTGGGCGTGAGCCGCACGGCGGGCAAGGCGGAGATCGCGCGGGCCTACCGCCAGCTGGCCCGGCGCTACCACCCCGACCGCTACCGGCCCGATCCCAGCGAGGAGGGTGCGGGGCAAACGCCGCAGAGCGCAGAGGAGGCCTTTCTGCTGGTGGCGACCGCCTACGAGACTCTCAAG GATGAAGAGACACGGAGAGACTACGACTACATGCTGGACCACCCGGAAGAGTACTACCGCCACTACTACCACTACTACAGCAGGCGCTTGGCCCCTAAAGTGGACGTCAGAGTTGTGATTTTGGTCAGTGTGTGTGCCGTCTCAGTGTTTCAG TTTTTCAGCTGGTGGAATAGCTACGACAAGGCAATCAGCTACCTGGCCACAGTGCCCAAGTACCGTATCCAAGCCACGGAGATTGCTAAGCAGCAGGGGCTGCTCAGAAAAGCCAAAGAGAAGGGCAGAAACAAAAAATCCAAAGAGGAAATTCGCGATGAGGAGGAGAACATTATAAAGaacattataaaaagtaaaatagacatAAAGGGAGGCTATCAGAAACCCCAGATACGGGATCTTCTCCTCTTTCAGATTCTCTTAGCGCCTTTCCACCTGTGCGCGTATATAGTCTGGTATTGCCGGTGGATCTATAATTTTAACATCAAAGGCAAAGAGTACGGGGAAGAAGAAAGACTGTATCTTATACGTAAATCTATGAAGATGTCCAAGTCTCAGTTTGATAGTCTGGAAGATCATCAGAAAGAAGCTTTTCTTAAGCGGGAGCTCTGGATAAAGGAGAACTATGAG GCCTACAaacaagaacaggaagaagaactAAAGAAGAAACTGGCCAATGACCCTAGATGGAAGAGATACAGGAGGTGGATGAAGAACGAAGGGCCCGGGCGGCTGACCTTTGTGGACGACTAG